The following is a genomic window from Paenibacillus sp. FSL R5-0766.
CATCCCTTGGGTAGATCGTTTCTCCCAGACAGACTTGTTGAAGTTTGGTCAGCAGGGGGTTATTTTGCCGCTGAATGATCTGATTGAGGAGCATGCTCCCAATATTAAAAAAGTACTTGAAAGCAATGACTATTATCGGGCCATGAACACTGCTCCCGATGGAAATATCTATGGTCTGACGGGTCTGAATGAATGTTTTCACTGTTCATACCCGAACAAGATGTGGGTCAACACCAAATGGATGGAACAACTGGGCCTGACCGAACCCACGACGACAGAAGAATTTAAGGAAATGCTTCGGGCATTTAAAACGAAAGACCCGAACGGGAACGGCAAAGCCGACGAAGTACCGCTAAGCGGTTCGACTGAAAATTTCGGTGTGCACATTATTCCGTACTTGATGAACGGTTTTATCTATGACGACGATCGGAATTATCTCATTGTCAATCAGGGGAAAGTGGAGACCGTAGTGAACAAACCGGAGTGGAAAGAAGGACTTGCCTATATTAAATCCCTGTACGATGAAGGGTTGATTGATCCAGGGGCATTTACCCAAAACGTCGGGGCCTTCAAAAAAATTGGAGATAACGCTGATGCACAGCTTCTCGGTGCGGGAGCAGCGATGCATCCATCATTATTCGTAACCACTGCCGAAGGTTCTCCTTACGGGAATGATTACAATCCCATCCCTCCATTGAAGGGACCCCATGCTGCTTATGCTACGTACAACTATCCGATTGATCCCGGAGCGTCCTTTGTACTGACAAACAAAGCCAGTGAGGAAACACAGATCGCGGCCATAAAGTTGCTGGATTATCTCTATACCCAGGAAGGAACCATGGCATCATATCTGGGAGAAGAGGGCGTAAGCTGGCGCAAACCACAAGAAGGAGAAGTGGCGCTCAATGATCAGATTGAGCCGTTATATAAAGCCATTCCGCTTCCTTCTGGAGAAGAACCTCGTAATGACAGTTGGGCTGCATTGAGTCAGTACAATCATTATCAGGCATATCGGGACTCCGAAGTACAGGGGACAGACATCTATGCCAATGATGGTGGTGAGCGACGTCTCTATGAGGCGACATTGTTAATGGAGGGCAAGGAACCAAAAGAGATTTTCCCTCATTGGGCATTGTGGGTAGATCCGTCCCAAGCTGATGAAGCCAGCATGATGCAGACCAATCTCAAGGATTACATCGATCAGAACGCCCTGCAATTTATTACAGGCGCCAAAAGTCTGGATAAGGATTGGGATGAATATGTGAAAGGCCTGGAGGGACTGAACATGAATCGATATCTGGAGATTATGCAGTCTTCCTATGATACTTCTTCTGTTTCCAAATAATTAAAGTATCTGAATCATACAGGGCGGGAAAAGTTACTGCCTGTATTTGCACAACCAAACGTTCCCGTTTCGCAGTCAACATATGCGAGCCGGGAACATTTTTTATTGATATAGATTAAATCGTAATATCATTGCATCCTACTTAGAATTGTGAGATTGAACCTGTCCTGCAACCTAAACGTTCACAGGACAGGTATAACGGCTCATGCACATTCCCTTAGTTTAGTACATGCGATATCTTCCGCTTAGAGCCAGCATGCTGAAAAAATACAGGCAATTGTCGTAATAACGTCGCTCTCCCTGACGCAGAGGTGCGTTCCAGAACTTGCGAACGAATGTATCAGCATGTGGACCGTCCGCAGCCAGTGAAGCCATGGCATTGGTAGCCAGCAAACCTACAGGATGCAGTGAAGGTTCGTCGAAAGGTACCCCTTCTATTGTATAACGATGATAATCGGACATTTCAATATCACTGAAGAAGGATTGAATCCGATTGGATTGTTCGATCTGCCAGTGATCCTTGCGGAACCATTCCCAGTCCAGTGCTATATTCGCAGCAACACGGTAGGCATCACTGTAGAAATGTCTGAAATCACCATGTGGCTGTATTGGAGCCGGAGAGCCGTCATAGTTCGCATATTCAGGTGATAGTCCGGTTACGGGATGGCAGGCTGTATGAAGGTAAGCCCGACTAGCGGCCGCCGCTTCTTTCCAGAAGCTCTGATCTTCTTCATCCGCATATTTCGCGAATAGTTCATAAAAATGAGGCAGATGGTAGGATGGGTCGCTAAACGGTGTTTCTGGTATGAATTTGATCAGTTTTGTTTCCGGGTCCCACATGGGATCGCCTTCGCCGTCTTCGCCCTGATGTATACATGCACGAAGGATCTTGCGGGCTTGTGCCTTGTAATCATAAGGTTCAGCGCCATCGCCCCAGCGGTTGGAGGCAAAAAAAAGCGCCATGGCAAAAAACTCCTCACCATCTGGAGCAGGACCTTGTGAGAGTCGGGTTCCGTCAGGCTTGCAATGCCAGGCAAAATAATCTTTATAACGTCCCGCTTTATGTTGCATAAACGTGTGTGAGAAATTCCAGAGTCGATCAAATTCCTCCTTTTTGTCCATCTGAACAGCCATCATCATGCCATAGGACATGCCTTCGGAGCGAACATCGAGATTACCGGTGTCCAGCAAATAACCCTTGTCCTCACCTATGGGGTAATATATTCGAGTATTGTCATCGCCATAAAACAGCTCGTTCCATGTTTCTTCCAATCTGTTCGTGATCTCATTCTCATCGTAGCCTAGCTTCAAAAACAGATTTGTATATGTACCCGTATCCCACGCGCCTTGACCCGTGATATTCATGAGTATCCTCCTTCATCAATGCGGTTTTTCAAAATTATAACATGGAAATAGTATACAAATTAAAGCGTTTACATGAAAAATTATAGGTGTTCTGATCTGCATGTAATTCTACTCAAATTAAAATGATATATTGGTTAAAATCCTATACTTTGTCAGGTTGTTGTAAAATTATGTAAGGGATACACTTTGGGAGAAGGATCACATCTGATCTAATAATACAAGCTGTGATTCTTTAAATGTTGTTTGAGGATGGTCAGAATCTAACCGGAAGGATGTGATGATGATTTATGCTCCAGGATTCAGGAGATGCAGGTGAAAACACAGAATTCACTGCACCGCGCGATCCAGTTGGAGTGACAGCGTCGGCAGTCAAACCCGCAATTGATTTTGAGTCACATGGATATCGCGACATGATTGGCCGATCTCTTCTGAACAAAGGGAATAATGTCAGATTAAAACGAGCCATTGAGAAGGCAAAAAACGGCGAACCTGTCGTTATCGCTTATATTGGAGGCTCCATTACTCATGGTGCTGGTGCAGTACCTATTCATCTCCAAAGTTACGCATATCGGTCGTATGAGTCGTTCAAGTTTATGTTTGCGCTTTCAAAAGATAGTCCGATTCATCTGATTAAAGCAGGTGTGGGTGGAACTCCTTCAGAACTGGGGATTGTACGTTATGATCGTGATGTGCTGAGGGGAGGTGCCGTTCAGCCGGATATTGTCATAATCGAATTCGCAGTCAATGACGCGGATGATGAAACCCAAGGTAAATGTTACGAAAGTCTGGTGCTCAAAGCACTTACTGCCGATAACAAGCCAGCGGTCATCTTGTTATTCAGTGTATTCGAAAATGACTGGAATCTACAGGATCGTCTCGCTCCGGTAGGCTGGCATTATGATCTGCCAATGGTAAGTGTGAAAGATGCTGTCGTAGATCAGTTCAGCAAGACAAAAGGTGAAGGCAACGTTATTTCCAAAAAGCAATTTTTCCATGATATATATCATCCAACTAACATAGGGCATCGAATTATGGCCGATTGTTTGGAATATTTGTTCGACGTGACGAATCGTTCTGAGTGGGATGAGAAAGATCATGATATTGAAAAAGCTCCGCTAATTGGAAATGAATTTGTTAATGTGAAGCTGTTGGATCGGAAAAACGGCAATAATATTGCCCGAATCGATGCAGGCTCTTTTTGTAAAACGGACACGGATCTGCAGATGGCTGAGATGGATGCTCATGACTATGGTACACCTCAGTTCCCCAACAACTGGATGCGTACAGGAGAGGGAAAAGAGGATCAGAACAGCTTTCGGATAAGTTTGCAGTGCAAACGCCTCATTCTGATCTTCAAGGATTCTGGTAACGATGAATTCGGAACTGCACATATCAAGGTAGATGGGGTATTCGTCCAAAAAGTCGATCCGCGTCAAGTGAACTGGACCCATTGCCATGCCACACTTCTGCTTAACGAAGAGCATGTGGGGGAGCACTCCATCGAGATCGAAATGGCGGAAGGTCATGAACATAAATGCTTCACAATTCTGGGTTTTGGCTATGTGGATTAACTGAAGACTGATAGTCACTCATATGTTCGGAGGAAAAGAGAATGGAATTGATCTCACCAGCAGTAACGGGATATGACCAGTATCGGGAGAATATACCACGTGGAGTCATGGAGACGGTAGAGTATCCTTCCACCACGGTTGGCAATTCCCGTAAAGCGATGGTGTACACCCCACCAGAATTTTCTTCGACAACGATGTATCCTGTACTTTTTCTTTTGCATGGTATTGGTGGAGACGAAACAGAATGGCATACTCATGGTTCTCC
Proteins encoded in this region:
- a CDS encoding SGNH/GDSL hydrolase family protein, which translates into the protein MLQDSGDAGENTEFTAPRDPVGVTASAVKPAIDFESHGYRDMIGRSLLNKGNNVRLKRAIEKAKNGEPVVIAYIGGSITHGAGAVPIHLQSYAYRSYESFKFMFALSKDSPIHLIKAGVGGTPSELGIVRYDRDVLRGGAVQPDIVIIEFAVNDADDETQGKCYESLVLKALTADNKPAVILLFSVFENDWNLQDRLAPVGWHYDLPMVSVKDAVVDQFSKTKGEGNVISKKQFFHDIYHPTNIGHRIMADCLEYLFDVTNRSEWDEKDHDIEKAPLIGNEFVNVKLLDRKNGNNIARIDAGSFCKTDTDLQMAEMDAHDYGTPQFPNNWMRTGEGKEDQNSFRISLQCKRLILIFKDSGNDEFGTAHIKVDGVFVQKVDPRQVNWTHCHATLLLNEEHVGEHSIEIEMAEGHEHKCFTILGFGYVD
- a CDS encoding glycosyl hydrolase family 8 codes for the protein MNITGQGAWDTGTYTNLFLKLGYDENEITNRLEETWNELFYGDDNTRIYYPIGEDKGYLLDTGNLDVRSEGMSYGMMMAVQMDKKEEFDRLWNFSHTFMQHKAGRYKDYFAWHCKPDGTRLSQGPAPDGEEFFAMALFFASNRWGDGAEPYDYKAQARKILRACIHQGEDGEGDPMWDPETKLIKFIPETPFSDPSYHLPHFYELFAKYADEEDQSFWKEAAAASRAYLHTACHPVTGLSPEYANYDGSPAPIQPHGDFRHFYSDAYRVAANIALDWEWFRKDHWQIEQSNRIQSFFSDIEMSDYHRYTIEGVPFDEPSLHPVGLLATNAMASLAADGPHADTFVRKFWNAPLRQGERRYYDNCLYFFSMLALSGRYRMY
- a CDS encoding ABC transporter substrate-binding protein — translated: MKKAGFIILACMLFTSLVLAGCSGSDKGNGEGSDPSGKTAINVFAHQGSDTNLSTNKFTKKMEEKFDIQFNWTTVPFDGAAEKRQISLASGDYPDLYLLIPWVDRFSQTDLLKFGQQGVILPLNDLIEEHAPNIKKVLESNDYYRAMNTAPDGNIYGLTGLNECFHCSYPNKMWVNTKWMEQLGLTEPTTTEEFKEMLRAFKTKDPNGNGKADEVPLSGSTENFGVHIIPYLMNGFIYDDDRNYLIVNQGKVETVVNKPEWKEGLAYIKSLYDEGLIDPGAFTQNVGAFKKIGDNADAQLLGAGAAMHPSLFVTTAEGSPYGNDYNPIPPLKGPHAAYATYNYPIDPGASFVLTNKASEETQIAAIKLLDYLYTQEGTMASYLGEEGVSWRKPQEGEVALNDQIEPLYKAIPLPSGEEPRNDSWAALSQYNHYQAYRDSEVQGTDIYANDGGERRLYEATLLMEGKEPKEIFPHWALWVDPSQADEASMMQTNLKDYIDQNALQFITGAKSLDKDWDEYVKGLEGLNMNRYLEIMQSSYDTSSVSK